Proteins from one Mercurialis annua linkage group LG7, ddMerAnnu1.2, whole genome shotgun sequence genomic window:
- the LOC126654551 gene encoding probable WRKY transcription factor 13 isoform X1 produces the protein MAATSESMANQGLFEEQVMAASTQMGFFPFPHQNMNFPQLGSCHQSFLKGLSTSIPSLAVHHAPSSFSTANLSETLISSSSSSSTTAAVTNPSLSLQRSRANLWGWGEVNEYITHKRNSTGEDHNLGVSTMKMKKIKARRKIREPRFCFKTMSDIDVLDDGYKWRKYGQKVVKNTLHPRSYYRCTQDSCRVKKRVERLAEDPRMVITTYEGRHVHSPSHDLEESQAQTQLNNFFF, from the exons ATGGCAGCCACTTCTGAATCCATGGCAAATCAAGGATTGTTTGAGGAACAAGTTATGGCAGCCTCTACTCAGATGGGTTTCTTTCCTTTTCCTCATCAAAACATGAATTTTCCTCAATTGGGTAGTTGCCATCAATCTTTTTTGAAAGGTTTGAGTACTTCTATACCTTCACTTGCAGTTCATCATGCACCTTCTTCTTTTTCCACAGCTAATCTATCAGAAACCCTAatctcatcatcatcatcatcctctACTACTGCTGCTGTTACAAACCCTAGTCTCTCTTTGCAAAGATCTAGAGCAAATCTATG GGGATGGGGAGAGGTAAATGAATATATAACCCACAAAAGAAATAGCACTGGAGAGGATCATAATTTAGGGGTTTCTACaatgaaaatgaagaaaataaaagcaAGGAGAAAGATTAGAGAGCCTAGGTTTTGCTTCAAGACAATGAGTGATATAGATGTTCTTGATGATGGTTACAAATGGAGAAAATATGGCCAAAAAGTTGTCAAGAACACACTACATCCCAG GAGCTATTATCGTTGTACACAAGATAGCTGCCGAGTAAAGAAACGAGTAGAGAGACTAGCGGAAGATCCAAGAATGGTGATAACGACATATGAAGGTAGACACGTACATTCTCCATCACACGATCTTGAAGAATCACAAGCTCAAACGCAGCTCAACAACTTCTTTTTCTAG
- the LOC126654551 gene encoding probable WRKY transcription factor 13 isoform X2, whose protein sequence is MAATSESMANQGLFEEQVMAASTQMGFFPFPHQNMNFPQLANLSETLISSSSSSSTTAAVTNPSLSLQRSRANLWGWGEVNEYITHKRNSTGEDHNLGVSTMKMKKIKARRKIREPRFCFKTMSDIDVLDDGYKWRKYGQKVVKNTLHPRSYYRCTQDSCRVKKRVERLAEDPRMVITTYEGRHVHSPSHDLEESQAQTQLNNFFF, encoded by the exons ATGGCAGCCACTTCTGAATCCATGGCAAATCAAGGATTGTTTGAGGAACAAGTTATGGCAGCCTCTACTCAGATGGGTTTCTTTCCTTTTCCTCATCAAAACATGAATTTTCCTCAATTGG CTAATCTATCAGAAACCCTAatctcatcatcatcatcatcctctACTACTGCTGCTGTTACAAACCCTAGTCTCTCTTTGCAAAGATCTAGAGCAAATCTATG GGGATGGGGAGAGGTAAATGAATATATAACCCACAAAAGAAATAGCACTGGAGAGGATCATAATTTAGGGGTTTCTACaatgaaaatgaagaaaataaaagcaAGGAGAAAGATTAGAGAGCCTAGGTTTTGCTTCAAGACAATGAGTGATATAGATGTTCTTGATGATGGTTACAAATGGAGAAAATATGGCCAAAAAGTTGTCAAGAACACACTACATCCCAG GAGCTATTATCGTTGTACACAAGATAGCTGCCGAGTAAAGAAACGAGTAGAGAGACTAGCGGAAGATCCAAGAATGGTGATAACGACATATGAAGGTAGACACGTACATTCTCCATCACACGATCTTGAAGAATCACAAGCTCAAACGCAGCTCAACAACTTCTTTTTCTAG